Proteins encoded within one genomic window of Vigna radiata var. radiata cultivar VC1973A unplaced genomic scaffold, Vradiata_ver6 scaffold_411, whole genome shotgun sequence:
- the LOC106755464 gene encoding glycine-rich cell wall structural protein-like gives MAVVVVVVVVVVVVVVVAATSTVVSPFSGSGGGGGGCGGGSGVGGGSGDGGGGGGSGYGCRGGACGGGGGGSYDCGGGDGGYGCSGGGGGATVAAVAVMVVVVVVFMVAVVVVVVMAVVVWWWWRWCAGGGGGCRGGGAGGGHCGDGGGVSGGGVSSGGFSGGCGGGSGDSDGAGGGCGGGAAVAVPVAAVAATMIVVVVVAVVVAATVAMFVVVSAAAALVVIFVVAAAVAVVVVAVAVVAVVIVAVAVVVVVVVAVTVVTVVTRMVEVVVVTAVVVTVGVATVEVIAVVVATTVVVVVVAVVVVLGVVLVAVMVVVVVVVVVSMVAAAAVVVLVLVAAAVVVLVAAMDVVFVVVVTAMVAATVVVTTTVVVEVGGECCGASRGGGGGSGGGCGGGDGGGCCGGGGGCCGGVIGGADSGRGGCSGTGGCGGDGGGRGGGGDDVLVVAAVVVVVVMLVATVVVVVLDGGGGDDGDGGCGGGGGGGCSGVGGEGVGGGDGGGPTMAAMAVVVVVAAAAVLVVVVVVVLVVVVAATAVWWWWWRWRQHGSADGGGGGGGRGGGGDDSGRDGSGGDVSGGDGGGCGVCGAGSGGRGRGCGRGGCG, from the exons ATGGCTGTGGTGGTGGTTGTagtagtggtggtggttgtagtagtggtggtggcggcgacgTCTACAGTGGTGTCTCCATTCTC GGGGAGcggcggcggtggtggtggttgtggcggTGGCAGTGGCgttggtggtggtagtggtgatggtggtggcggcggcggcaGTGGTTATGGTTGTAGGGGTGGTgcttgtggtggtggtggtggtggtagctATGACTGTGGTGGTGGCGACGGTGGTTATGGGTGTAGTGGTGGTGGGGGGGGGGCAACAGTAGCAGCTGTGgcggtgatggtggtggtggttgtggtgtttATGGTGGCGGTGGTCGTGGTCGTGGTGATGGCAGTGGTTGTG tggtggtggtggaggtggtgcGCTGGCGGCGGTGGTGGTTGTCGTGGTGGAGGTGCTGGTGGTGGTCAttgtggtgatggtggtggtgttagtggtggtggtgttagTAGTGGTGGTTTtagtggtggttgtggtggtggtagCGGCGACAGTGACGGGGcaggtggtggttgtggtggtggggCGGCGGTGGCGGTGCCGGTGGCAGCAGTGGCGGCGACGATGATTGTGGTGGTGGTTGTAGcagtggtggtggcggcgacgGTGGCAATGTTTGTGGTGGTGTCGGCGGCAGCGGCGTTGGTGGTGATTTTTGTGGTGGCAGCGGCGGtggcagtggtggtggtggcggtggcagTGGTTGCTGTTGTAATTgtggcggtggcggtggttGTGGTCGTGGTGGTGGCAGTGACGGTGGTGACGGTAGTGACGAGGatggtggaggtggtggtggtgacaGCGGTGGTGGTGACGGTAGGGGTAGCGACGGTGGAGGTGATAGCGGTGGTGGTGGCGAcgacggtggtggtggttgtggtggcggTCGTGGTGGTGTTAGGGGTGGTGCTGGTGGCTGTAATGGTGGTAGTGGTTGTGGTGGTAGTGGTATCGATGGTGGCGGCGGCAGCTGTGGTAGTTCTTGTGTTGGTGGCAGCGGCGGTGGTGGTGTTGGTGGCGGCGATGGATGTGGTTTTTGTGGTGGTGGTGACGGCGATGGTGGCGGCAACGGTGGTGGTGACGAcgacggtggtggtggaagt tggtggcgAATGTTGTGGTGCTAgtcgtggtggtggtggtggcagcgGCGGTGGGTGTGGCGGCGGCGacggtggtggttgttgtggtggtggtggtggttgttgtggtggtgtAATTGGTGGTGCAGATAGTGGTCGTGGCGGCTGCAGCGGTactggtggttgtggtggtgatggtggtggtcgTGGTGGGGGCGGCGACGATG TTttggtggtggcggcggtggtGGTAGTGGTAGTGATGTTGGTGGCGACAGTGGTGGTGGTTGTTTTGGA tggtggtggtggcgacgACGGCgatggtggttgtggtggtggtgggggtGGTGGTTGCAGTGGTGTTGGCGGTGAAGGTGTTGGTGGCGGCGACGGCGGTGGTCCGACGATGGCGGCAATGGcagttgtggtggtggtggcggcggcggcaGTTCTGGTGGTAGTGGTAGTGGTAGttttggtggttgttgtggCGGCGACGGCTGTG tggtggtggtggtggcggtggcggcAACATGGCAGTGccgatggtggtggtggtggtggtggccgCGGTGGCGGTGGTGATGATAGTGGTCGTGATGGTAGTGGTGGTGATGTtagtggtggtgatggtggtggttgtggtgtttGTGGTGCTGGTAGTGGTGGTCG